CCCAGGTGGTCGGCCCCGACGGCAAGCGCCACGATGTGACCGTTGATAAAGACGATGGTCCGCGTCCGGGCTCCTCGGTGGAAGCCCTGGCGAAGCTGCGCCCGGCCTTCAACCCGAAGGGTAGCGTCACTGCCGGTAACGCCTCGCCGCTCACCGATGGCGCGGCCGCCGTCGTGCTGATGAGCAAAGAGAAAGCCGACGAACTCGGTGTGAAGCCCATGGGCTACTACCGTGCCTTCCAGGTCGCCGGTGTGGACCCGGATATCATGGGTATTGGTCCGGTCCCGGCCATCCGCAAGCTTCTCAAGGCTACCGGCCTGAGCATCGAAGACATCGATCTTTTCGAGATCAACGAGGCGTTCGCCAGCCAGGCTGTTTACTGCGCCCGCGAGTTGGGCGTGGACCCGGCCAAGCTCAACATCCATGGTGGCGCCATCGCCCTGGGTCACCCCCTGGGTGTGAGCGGTACGCGTATGGCCGGAACGCTTCTTCGCTCGCTGGAGAAGACCGGCGGTCGCTACGGCATCGTCTCGATGTGCATCGGTGGTGGCATGGGCGCGGCTGCGCTCTTTGAGCGCGTCGAAGACTGAGGCACATGCCTGAGCCTCACAGCTGCCGTTGAGCGGCGGGAATGAGGTGAAAGCCGAAGCTCGCTGAGCCGGGCCCCGTGAAGGGGCCCGGCTTTTTTGTGCCTGGTAGCCAGCAGGTCCGATAGAAGTCGGAAAGGGGACCGGGGGACGTCGAAAATTCTGACCGAGGGGCGTCGTGCGAGTCCGACCCCGGGACGAGCCGTCTGACCCTCGGTTATCTTAAGTCATGAACGAAATGTCTGACCCTCGGTCGTCTTAAGTTATGGACGAACTGTCTGACCCTGACGAACTGTCTGACCCTCGGTCGTCTTAAGTTGTTGCTAAGTAAGGGGATTTGAGTGTTTGTGTGATTTCGACGAGGAGAGGGGGTGGCGTCGAAAAGTCTGACCTACGGACGTTGGGAGTTCCGACCCTCGTCGGAGTTCCAACCCTCGGTCGTTCTAAGTTGTTGTGAAATAAAGGGTGTTTGAGTCTTTGCGTGTTTCCGGTGAGAGGCATGCCAGGCGCGTAAATGTCCGACTCGGGCCCGTAGAACCGTCCGACCGAGGGACGTCTTAGCGCCAGTAATCTGACACCGCTGCTCACGATGGGCCCTCTCCTTGTGTCGCCTCGCCGCGGCTGGCACCATCCGAGCGTTCGCCGGAGTGCCCGGGCGACGTGGTGGAGGTAAAGTGCTGGCCCCGATGTAGAAGTGCCAATGAGGTAGTCCATGTGAACGAAATGTCTGACC
This window of the Lujinxingia litoralis genome carries:
- a CDS encoding thiolase family protein, translating into MTSLRDVVVASYVRTPFTRAYKGGLKDTRPDTMAALVIKEAVAKVKGLDPEDIGDVAMGCAMPEAEQGMNVARIASVMAGLPNSVPGLTVNRFCSSGVQTISQMAERIMVGAMDVAVAGGTESMTMIPMGGNKVSANPQTMEEYPEIYIPMGTTAENVASRFEVAREDQDAFALASHEKALAAWEDGFLAGEVLPVKTQVVGPDGKRHDVTVDKDDGPRPGSSVEALAKLRPAFNPKGSVTAGNASPLTDGAAAVVLMSKEKADELGVKPMGYYRAFQVAGVDPDIMGIGPVPAIRKLLKATGLSIEDIDLFEINEAFASQAVYCARELGVDPAKLNIHGGAIALGHPLGVSGTRMAGTLLRSLEKTGGRYGIVSMCIGGGMGAAALFERVED